A genomic segment from Pseudomonas sp. M30-35 encodes:
- a CDS encoding YjiH family protein, producing the protein MLESTETQTPSSRQGAPLGPYTTKQLLRFIIPTLFGVLLFLTPLSIDGRFTVMIAFIIDYVNDVLKPMMVPATVVVATVPSLITLLVRFSPLRNNPNRFIQLFNPSLAWTAVRVIGAVLMFMVYFEVGPEWIWSRDTGGVMLYDVGPVVLAIYLLSAILLPLLTDFGLMEFIGTLVSRVFEKLFGLPGRAAVDCAASWLSASSVGIMLTTQQYRGGFYTSREACVISTNFSIVSIAYSYLLLKLIGMEHVFIQWYLSVAVTGIICALIVPKLPPLRGKLNSYEPSVGKQLVTDDDKSQGLFALGLSRAIQRAEKASSPLELIKQGVHISADIAISVYPAMMLIGCAGLALIKYTTVFHVLSMPLVPYLELLQIPQAAEAAPALLAGIVDSIMPSILASGIESEITRFVLVGVAVTQIIFFTEAAIILIRANFGLKLHDLLVIYILRVLISLPVLSLMAHLVL; encoded by the coding sequence ATGCTGGAATCAACCGAGACACAAACGCCATCAAGTCGACAGGGGGCGCCCCTGGGGCCCTATACCACCAAGCAACTGTTGCGTTTCATCATTCCAACGTTGTTTGGCGTGTTGCTGTTCCTGACGCCGCTGAGTATTGATGGGCGTTTCACCGTGATGATCGCGTTCATCATCGACTACGTAAACGATGTGCTTAAACCGATGATGGTGCCGGCCACCGTTGTTGTGGCGACGGTTCCTAGCCTCATAACGTTGTTAGTACGTTTTAGCCCACTGCGGAACAACCCGAATCGCTTCATTCAGCTGTTCAACCCCAGCCTGGCTTGGACAGCTGTGCGAGTTATCGGCGCGGTGCTGATGTTCATGGTCTATTTCGAGGTGGGTCCCGAGTGGATCTGGAGCCGCGATACTGGCGGGGTCATGCTCTATGACGTTGGTCCAGTGGTACTGGCGATTTACCTGCTTTCAGCCATTTTACTGCCGTTGCTGACTGACTTTGGCCTGATGGAATTTATCGGCACATTGGTCAGTCGCGTGTTTGAAAAGCTGTTTGGCTTGCCAGGGCGTGCTGCGGTTGACTGCGCTGCATCGTGGCTGTCAGCGTCGAGCGTGGGCATTATGCTCACAACCCAGCAATATCGGGGTGGTTTCTATACCAGCCGCGAAGCCTGTGTAATTTCGACCAACTTCTCGATCGTATCCATCGCTTATTCCTATCTGCTACTCAAGCTGATCGGCATGGAACACGTGTTTATTCAGTGGTATCTGTCGGTGGCTGTTACCGGGATTATCTGCGCCCTTATCGTGCCAAAACTGCCGCCATTGCGTGGCAAGCTCAATAGCTATGAGCCAAGTGTCGGTAAGCAGTTGGTGACGGATGACGACAAGAGCCAAGGCTTGTTTGCCCTCGGCCTGAGTCGCGCAATCCAGCGTGCAGAAAAAGCCAGCAGCCCGCTGGAACTGATCAAGCAAGGTGTGCACATCAGCGCTGATATCGCGATTTCGGTTTATCCGGCGATGATGTTGATCGGTTGCGCGGGGTTGGCACTGATCAAATACACCACTGTGTTTCACGTATTGTCGATGCCGCTCGTGCCTTACCTGGAGTTGCTGCAAATTCCACAGGCCGCAGAGGCAGCCCCTGCACTGCTGGCTGGGATTGTCGACAGCATTATGCCGTCGATCCTGGCTTCCGGGATCGAAAGTGAAATCACTCGCTTTGTGCTGGTCGGTGTTGCCGTCACCCAGATCATTTTCTTCACTGAAGCCGCGATCATTTTGATTCGCGCTAATTTCGGTTTGAAGCTCCACGACTTGCTGGTGATCTACATCCTTCGGGTGCTGATTTCCTTGCCCGTTCTATCGCTTATGGCGCACTTGGTGCTGTAA
- a CDS encoding class II aldolase/adducin family protein, producing MHNNSTTEQSLRTDLAAAYRLLQLNGWADQVFTHVSVRLPSAEPAFLINQYGLLPEEITASNLVGIDVNGKKLDASSPEVNPAGFTVHSAVHMQRHDAVCVMHTHTLAGMGVAALEEGLLPLNQTNMAFYNRVAYYDYEGIPLDLEVRERIVGALGNKNCAIMRNHGLLTVGRSVAEAYFFMFYLNKACEIQLEAMKAGRPLIVPSDEDCELTARQFEHPAYHQESVDLVWQAELRRLDRLDRSFRD from the coding sequence ATGCATAATAATTCGACTACCGAACAATCCCTGCGCACCGACTTGGCTGCCGCGTATCGATTGCTGCAACTTAATGGATGGGCCGATCAGGTGTTTACCCATGTTTCTGTGCGTCTGCCCTCGGCTGAACCGGCATTCCTGATCAATCAATACGGCCTGCTTCCTGAAGAGATCACCGCCTCCAATCTGGTCGGTATCGATGTCAACGGCAAGAAGCTTGATGCCAGCAGCCCTGAAGTCAATCCCGCGGGTTTCACCGTGCACAGTGCCGTTCATATGCAGCGCCACGATGCGGTGTGCGTGATGCATACCCATACACTTGCAGGCATGGGCGTTGCGGCGCTGGAGGAGGGGTTGTTGCCGCTTAATCAAACCAACATGGCCTTCTATAACCGTGTGGCTTACTACGATTACGAAGGGATCCCGCTGGACCTGGAAGTGCGCGAGCGAATCGTGGGTGCGTTGGGTAACAAGAACTGCGCAATCATGCGAAATCACGGCTTGCTCACTGTGGGTCGCAGTGTCGCTGAAGCCTATTTCTTTATGTTCTACCTGAACAAAGCTTGTGAAATTCAGCTTGAAGCAATGAAAGCCGGGCGCCCCTTGATTGTTCCCTCGGATGAAGACTGCGAATTGACGGCCCGTCAATTTGAGCATCCGGCTTATCACCAAGAGAGTGTCGATCTGGTCTGGCAGGCAGAGTTACGCCGCCTGGATCGTCTTGACCGCTCATTTCGCGATTGA
- a CDS encoding LysR substrate-binding domain-containing protein, producing MRRQLPSMISLSCFSAFARHMSVTKAAEELSLTQSAVSRQIKNLEDMLGCSLVERVKQRLQLTDNGRQYVQEISLLLDQIEAATHQVRNSHAGHLRVGAEPSFTTRWLLPKLRDYARLHPEIDLEIMNDLRRLYDGHEGYDVGILYGDGNWPEFDSQFLMRGEMVAVCTPELLEKHGEIIERRDILRYPLLHHAAHSPQFRSSTQLWLDDAGLSQKEIEMLPGQRLEHFQFVLDGALHGLGATVLPRFFVTQEVDTGRLKIACQTPLNCGEYYVVVPKLNRDPKVVHFAQWLLQWREQE from the coding sequence GTGCGCAGACAACTTCCCAGCATGATTTCCCTGAGCTGTTTTTCGGCCTTCGCTCGTCATATGAGCGTGACCAAGGCCGCGGAAGAGCTGAGCCTGACGCAAAGTGCAGTCAGCCGGCAGATCAAAAACCTTGAGGATATGCTCGGCTGCTCACTGGTCGAGCGAGTCAAGCAGCGCCTGCAACTTACTGACAATGGCCGGCAGTACGTGCAGGAAATCAGCCTGCTACTGGATCAGATCGAGGCAGCGACTCATCAAGTGCGCAACAGCCATGCGGGACATCTTCGCGTCGGCGCCGAGCCCTCCTTCACCACCCGTTGGCTACTGCCGAAACTCCGGGATTACGCACGCTTACACCCCGAGATCGACCTCGAAATAATGAATGACTTGCGCCGTTTGTATGATGGCCATGAAGGTTATGACGTTGGCATTCTCTACGGCGACGGCAACTGGCCGGAGTTTGATTCGCAGTTTCTGATGCGCGGTGAGATGGTTGCAGTCTGCACCCCGGAGCTGCTGGAAAAACACGGTGAGATCATCGAGCGCCGCGACATTCTGCGCTACCCGCTTCTGCACCACGCGGCTCACTCACCGCAATTCAGGTCATCCACCCAGCTTTGGCTGGATGACGCCGGGCTTAGCCAGAAAGAGATTGAAATGTTACCGGGACAACGCCTGGAGCATTTCCAATTCGTCCTCGATGGCGCGCTCCACGGCTTGGGAGCCACTGTATTGCCGCGTTTCTTTGTTACTCAGGAAGTCGATACCGGGCGCCTTAAAATCGCCTGCCAAACGCCACTCAACTGTGGGGAATATTATGTGGTTGTGCCCAAGCTCAACCGCGACCCCAAAGTCGTTCATTTCGCCCAATGGCTGCTGCAATGGCGCGAGCAAGAGTAA
- a CDS encoding (Fe-S)-binding protein, giving the protein MHTCLVDFYRPSIGFASVQLLEHAGCEVQVPSLQTCCGQPAFNSGNFAQARAMARQVITAFAAFDYVVGPSGSCMSQVKLHYPQLFADDPHWLAQAQELADRSFELISFLSDVMGKTDLQASYQSTATYHDSCSGLRDLGIKQQPRAQLNNVKGLNLVEMPEAETCCGFGGTFCVKYPEISARMASQKVASIEATGADTLLGGDLGCLLNISGRLTRLGKTVRVFHVAEVLAGMTNSPAIGEGESTDATLLR; this is encoded by the coding sequence ATGCATACTTGTCTGGTTGATTTTTATAGGCCTAGCATCGGGTTCGCCAGCGTCCAACTGCTAGAACATGCAGGATGTGAGGTACAAGTACCGAGCTTGCAAACCTGCTGCGGCCAACCAGCCTTCAACAGTGGCAATTTTGCTCAGGCCCGAGCAATGGCGCGTCAGGTGATCACCGCATTTGCAGCCTTCGACTATGTAGTGGGCCCTTCCGGTTCTTGTATGAGCCAAGTCAAACTGCATTACCCGCAATTGTTTGCCGATGACCCGCATTGGTTGGCGCAGGCGCAAGAACTGGCTGATCGCAGCTTTGAGTTAATTAGCTTTCTCAGCGATGTGATGGGCAAAACCGATCTGCAAGCCAGTTATCAGAGCACTGCGACCTATCACGATAGCTGCTCTGGGTTACGCGACTTGGGCATCAAGCAGCAACCGCGAGCACAACTCAACAACGTCAAAGGCCTGAACTTGGTAGAAATGCCGGAAGCAGAAACCTGCTGCGGCTTTGGCGGCACATTCTGCGTCAAGTACCCGGAGATTTCTGCACGGATGGCCAGCCAGAAAGTCGCCAGCATCGAGGCAACTGGCGCCGATACCTTGCTCGGCGGCGACCTCGGCTGCCTATTAAACATCAGTGGCCGCCTCACCCGCTTAGGCAAAACCGTGCGGGTATTCCATGTGGCTGAAGTGCTTGCAGGCATGACCAATAGCCCGGCCATTGGTGAGGGAGAAAGCACTGATGCAACTCTCCTCCGCTAA
- a CDS encoding lactate utilization protein B, protein MQLSSANFKAAARAALQDPDLQAAMAENRNFAAHVRVQVNSTVNFHSLRTQAKTIKDHTLAHLDHYLERYEAAATRQGTQVHWAQTPEEAQQIVLDICRQANARSVIKGKTMIGEEMGINDALAGAGIERYETDLGEYILQLADEPPSHINGPAIHKTLEQVQTLFHQHHQDLGREGFLSEPADLLAEARRLLRKRFLEAEVGITGANFLIAEDGSHVLVTNEGNGDLTSILPKVRIVLASIEKVLPRRADAGVHLQLLALSATGQPLTSYTTLYGGVKTAEELDGAEQCHVVLLDNGRSEMLAGEFRPMLRCIRCAACMDNCPVYNWVGGHAYGWIYPGPMGSIWTPQLTSLEQTVDLPNACTLNGRCAEVCPMQIPLPDMMRVLRNKQWQKQLTATTTRWGINLWAALASQPRLYRLLTGLAARSMAFAGKKRGHLSRLPLAKGWTQQRNMPAPQGATFQQLWQQRQAEKSEQEQ, encoded by the coding sequence ATGCAACTCTCCTCCGCTAATTTCAAAGCGGCCGCACGTGCGGCGCTGCAAGATCCCGACCTACAAGCTGCCATGGCCGAGAACCGTAACTTTGCCGCCCATGTTCGCGTGCAAGTCAATTCGACGGTCAATTTTCACAGCTTACGGACTCAAGCCAAGACGATCAAAGACCATACCCTGGCCCACCTTGATCACTACTTGGAGCGTTACGAGGCCGCCGCCACCCGACAAGGCACGCAGGTGCATTGGGCGCAAACGCCTGAAGAGGCGCAGCAAATCGTGCTTGATATCTGTCGTCAGGCGAATGCACGCAGCGTGATCAAGGGTAAAACCATGATCGGCGAGGAAATGGGGATCAACGATGCCCTTGCCGGCGCGGGCATCGAGCGCTACGAAACAGATCTTGGTGAGTACATCCTGCAACTGGCTGATGAACCACCGAGCCATATCAATGGCCCTGCTATCCACAAGACCCTGGAGCAGGTGCAGACGCTGTTCCACCAGCACCATCAGGACCTGGGCCGTGAAGGCTTTCTCAGTGAGCCCGCCGATTTGCTCGCCGAAGCCCGGCGCCTGTTGCGTAAGCGTTTTCTTGAAGCAGAGGTTGGCATTACTGGGGCCAACTTCCTGATTGCCGAAGATGGCAGCCACGTGTTGGTCACCAATGAAGGCAACGGCGATCTCACCAGCATCTTGCCGAAAGTACGCATCGTCCTCGCCAGCATAGAGAAAGTCCTACCACGCCGAGCTGACGCTGGGGTTCATTTACAGCTATTGGCCCTGAGCGCCACCGGCCAGCCCCTAACCAGCTACACCACGTTGTATGGCGGTGTAAAAACTGCCGAGGAACTCGATGGTGCCGAACAATGCCACGTCGTCCTGCTGGATAACGGTCGCAGTGAAATGCTTGCCGGAGAGTTCCGGCCGATGCTGCGTTGCATCCGCTGCGCCGCCTGCATGGACAACTGCCCGGTGTACAACTGGGTGGGTGGCCACGCTTATGGCTGGATCTATCCGGGGCCCATGGGCTCAATCTGGACACCACAACTCACTAGCCTGGAGCAGACAGTCGACCTGCCCAATGCCTGCACGTTAAATGGCCGCTGCGCAGAAGTTTGTCCAATGCAAATTCCGCTACCTGACATGATGCGGGTATTGCGCAATAAGCAGTGGCAAAAGCAGCTAACAGCAACCACAACACGCTGGGGGATTAACCTTTGGGCAGCACTGGCCAGCCAGCCACGGCTTTATCGCCTGCTCACCGGATTGGCTGCGCGCAGCATGGCCTTTGCAGGTAAAAAACGCGGCCATTTGAGCCGCTTACCGCTCGCCAAAGGCTGGACTCAGCAGCGGAATATGCCTGCTCCACAAGGCGCAACATTTCAACAACTCTGGCAACAGCGCCAAGCCGAAAAGAGTGAGCAAGAACAATGA
- a CDS encoding LUD domain-containing protein, whose product MSRQAILSKVRQALNREPQAAIADHPFKDRIELSEAPNVDPQHSFLQRLKVTGVTLEVLAELSQVPAAVAGYCARHQLQGPLAIAPALAHLPWRQTNQQIDLGTAQSHHRVGVAQAFAGIAATGSLVMLADAENPAGLNFLPEYHLVVLQRSRLLSQLDQLWPLLNSPSERIPQAIHLITGPSSTADIGGQLLFGAHGPRAVHILLID is encoded by the coding sequence ATGTCTCGCCAAGCTATCTTGTCCAAGGTTCGTCAGGCACTTAATCGGGAGCCACAAGCGGCTATCGCTGACCATCCCTTTAAAGATCGCATTGAGCTTAGTGAAGCCCCCAATGTTGATCCACAACACAGCTTTCTTCAACGCTTGAAGGTTACCGGTGTGACGCTGGAAGTTCTGGCTGAGCTTAGCCAAGTGCCAGCCGCTGTTGCCGGGTATTGCGCGCGTCATCAGTTACAAGGCCCGCTAGCGATTGCCCCTGCCTTAGCGCACTTGCCATGGCGCCAGACCAACCAGCAGATCGACCTCGGCACCGCTCAAAGCCACCACCGTGTTGGTGTGGCCCAGGCTTTCGCGGGTATCGCAGCGACCGGCAGCCTGGTAATGCTGGCAGACGCAGAGAACCCCGCCGGGCTTAACTTTCTGCCGGAATATCATCTGGTTGTGTTGCAAAGGTCACGCCTGCTCAGCCAGCTGGACCAGCTCTGGCCATTGCTCAACAGCCCAAGTGAGCGCATACCACAGGCAATTCACTTGATAACCGGGCCATCAAGCACGGCAGATATTGGCGGACAATTACTGTTCGGCGCGCACGGTCCAAGGGCCGTACATATATTGCTGATCGATTGA
- a CDS encoding LacI family DNA-binding transcriptional regulator, translating into MTKNKPTVQDVARLAGVSGMTVSRALSKPDKVSKATRERIDLAVRELGYVPNLAASALVTRRSGVVGALITTITNPILATTIEILQQGLSKAGLHMLIGETRFSPEEETKMLRAFLGRQLDGLILAYGYHTPETYELLAAARIPVVELWDLPEGDNPRQPVGQVVGFSNWEAGAAAGRHLVECGYQHPAFFGFDDARENLRWQGFRHAVMQGLAIEPLRVKTSAIPHIDDGVDVIERYAAGELEFDGAFFTNDMPAVGALFSCQRKGIDVPGELGICGFGDLPIARVATPTLTSVSVPAEVVANATVELLTQMIKGESASVGQVDVGCELIARESTRRQS; encoded by the coding sequence GTGACCAAGAATAAACCGACCGTACAGGATGTCGCGCGGTTAGCCGGTGTCTCCGGTATGACTGTGTCGCGGGCGCTGAGTAAGCCCGACAAGGTTTCAAAAGCCACGCGCGAGCGGATTGACTTGGCCGTGCGAGAGTTGGGTTATGTGCCCAACCTGGCTGCCAGTGCTTTGGTGACTCGGCGCAGCGGTGTGGTTGGAGCGCTGATTACGACGATCACCAATCCCATTTTGGCGACCACCATCGAAATCCTGCAGCAAGGGCTGAGCAAAGCAGGCCTGCATATGTTGATCGGTGAAACCCGTTTCTCACCGGAAGAAGAAACCAAAATGCTTCGCGCTTTTCTGGGGCGCCAGCTTGATGGGCTGATTTTGGCCTACGGCTATCACACGCCAGAAACCTATGAATTGTTGGCGGCAGCGCGAATTCCGGTGGTTGAGTTGTGGGATCTGCCCGAAGGCGATAATCCGCGTCAGCCAGTGGGCCAGGTGGTTGGTTTTTCCAATTGGGAAGCGGGTGCTGCCGCGGGTCGTCACCTGGTTGAGTGTGGCTATCAGCATCCCGCATTCTTTGGTTTTGATGACGCTCGCGAGAACCTGCGTTGGCAGGGGTTTCGTCATGCGGTTATGCAGGGGCTGGCTATCGAGCCATTAAGAGTCAAGACTTCGGCGATCCCACACATCGATGATGGTGTCGATGTGATTGAGCGTTATGCAGCCGGTGAACTTGAGTTTGATGGGGCGTTTTTTACCAACGATATGCCCGCTGTTGGCGCGTTGTTCAGCTGCCAGCGTAAAGGTATTGATGTGCCCGGTGAACTGGGCATCTGCGGCTTTGGTGACCTGCCGATTGCCCGTGTCGCAACCCCCACGCTGACCAGCGTCAGCGTGCCTGCTGAGGTGGTCGCCAATGCCACGGTTGAGCTGCTCACGCAAATGATCAAGGGTGAAAGCGCGAGTGTTGGCCAGGTTGATGTCGGCTGTGAGTTGATCGCCAGAGAATCAACCAGGCGCCAATCGTGA
- a CDS encoding 5-guanidino-2-oxopentanoate decarboxylase: MLTCGELLVEMLEDCGVDTVFGIPGVHTVELYRGLPSTKINHITPRHEQGAGFMADGYARVSGKPGVCFIITGPGMTNITTAMGQAYADSIPMLVISSVNNTEQLAMGGGRLHELPSQSNLVAGVAAFSHTLMRPDELPEVLSRAFAVFNSARPRPVHIEIPINVITASADHVKRKLGAVPSRPAPCPDAISRAVQMLKSAKRPLVLLGGGTASSSAEAVSLVEALDAPTAYTINAKGVLPKGHPLALGSNQSLVPVRELVLQSDVVLAIGTELGETDYDAVFDGDFRIESQLIRIDIDAEQLNRNYPADIAILSDSRLAIQALLEGLGEGSAFSADSPGCQLAAKVRKQLEALIPDAWHAQKRVLDVLQETLPDMIFAGDSTQIVYSGNHLFEANAPRTWFNSSTGYGTLGYGLPAAIGAKLAAPQRPVVSLIGDGGIQFTLPELASAVEANAPVIVLLWNNSGYGEIKRYMQNRNIPTIGVDIYTPDFLTLAKGFGCNAERAESFDQLRELLLSASQADRPTVIEIQESAAFLTA; this comes from the coding sequence ATGCTGACGTGTGGAGAATTGTTGGTTGAGATGTTGGAAGACTGCGGTGTGGATACTGTTTTTGGTATTCCTGGCGTGCATACCGTGGAACTGTATCGCGGCCTGCCGTCTACCAAGATCAACCACATTACGCCTCGACACGAGCAAGGCGCAGGCTTTATGGCTGATGGTTACGCGCGAGTCAGTGGCAAGCCGGGCGTGTGTTTCATTATCACCGGCCCCGGTATGACCAACATCACCACGGCGATGGGCCAGGCTTATGCTGACTCGATCCCGATGCTGGTGATTTCCAGTGTGAACAATACCGAGCAGTTGGCGATGGGCGGTGGGCGTTTGCATGAGCTGCCATCACAAAGCAATTTGGTGGCGGGCGTGGCTGCGTTCAGCCATACCCTGATGCGTCCTGATGAATTACCCGAAGTGCTCTCACGGGCTTTTGCAGTGTTCAACAGCGCGCGTCCACGGCCAGTGCACATCGAGATTCCGATTAACGTGATTACCGCCTCGGCCGATCATGTCAAGCGTAAACTCGGGGCCGTGCCAAGCCGTCCGGCGCCGTGCCCGGATGCGATCTCGCGTGCAGTACAGATGCTTAAATCCGCTAAGCGGCCGTTGGTTCTGCTGGGTGGTGGTACTGCAAGCTCCAGCGCTGAGGCGGTGAGTCTAGTTGAAGCGCTGGATGCGCCAACCGCTTACACGATCAATGCCAAGGGCGTACTGCCCAAGGGCCATCCATTGGCGTTGGGCTCGAACCAGTCGTTGGTGCCCGTGCGTGAGCTGGTGCTGCAGTCCGATGTGGTGCTGGCAATCGGTACTGAGTTGGGTGAAACCGATTATGACGCGGTGTTTGATGGCGATTTCCGGATCGAAAGTCAGTTGATCAGAATCGATATCGATGCCGAGCAGTTGAACCGCAATTACCCTGCCGATATCGCCATTCTCAGTGACTCACGCCTGGCTATTCAGGCATTGCTGGAGGGATTGGGTGAGGGTTCAGCTTTCAGTGCGGATAGCCCCGGTTGCCAGCTGGCCGCGAAGGTGCGCAAGCAGCTTGAAGCCTTGATTCCTGATGCCTGGCATGCACAGAAGCGGGTGTTGGATGTATTGCAGGAAACCTTGCCAGATATGATTTTTGCTGGCGATTCGACGCAGATTGTCTATTCCGGCAATCATCTGTTTGAAGCCAATGCGCCGCGCACTTGGTTCAATTCATCAACGGGTTACGGCACGTTGGGCTACGGTTTACCGGCTGCAATCGGCGCCAAGCTGGCGGCGCCGCAGCGGCCGGTGGTGTCACTGATTGGTGATGGCGGTATCCAGTTCACATTGCCTGAACTGGCCTCGGCGGTTGAGGCTAATGCGCCGGTTATCGTATTGCTGTGGAACAACAGCGGTTACGGTGAGATCAAGCGCTACATGCAGAACCGTAATATCCCAACCATTGGTGTCGATATCTACACCCCGGACTTCCTCACGCTGGCCAAGGGCTTTGGTTGCAACGCCGAGCGCGCCGAGAGCTTTGACCAGTTGCGCGAGCTGCTGCTGAGCGCGTCGCAGGCCGATCGTCCAACTGTGATTGAGATTCAGGAAAGCGCTGCATTTCTGACTGCTTAA
- the murB gene encoding UDP-N-acetylmuramate dehydrogenase, protein MSLQVERSVSLKPYNSLGIDVAAAQFAQARTDDDVRAAIAYAESQQLPLMLLGGGSNLVLTADVQALVLRMSGCGIGILSDDAGHVVVEAEAGEPWHPFVQWTLAEGLAGLENLSLIPGTVGAAPMQNIGAYGVEIKDVFAGLTALDRQTGDVREFSLQDCQFGYRDSIFKRQAGRWIILRVRFALSRVAHLNLDYGPVKQRLSEQGIDTPTALDVSRAICAIRSEKLPDPAVLGNAGSFFKNPMVSAELIEQLRKQHADLVAYPQACGQFKVAAGWLIERAGWKGFREGDAGVHKLQALVLVNYGDASGQQILGLAKRIQADIKQRFAIELEIEPNVV, encoded by the coding sequence ATGAGTCTGCAAGTCGAGCGTAGTGTTTCGCTCAAACCCTATAACAGCTTAGGCATCGATGTGGCCGCTGCGCAGTTTGCCCAAGCGCGCACGGATGATGACGTACGGGCTGCGATCGCCTACGCCGAGTCGCAACAATTGCCGCTGATGTTGCTCGGAGGCGGCAGTAATCTGGTGCTGACTGCTGATGTGCAAGCACTGGTGTTGCGTATGAGTGGTTGCGGTATCGGTATTTTAAGTGATGACGCCGGACACGTTGTGGTCGAGGCAGAAGCAGGCGAGCCTTGGCATCCGTTTGTGCAATGGACGCTTGCCGAGGGCTTGGCCGGGTTGGAAAACCTCAGCCTGATCCCCGGCACAGTTGGCGCCGCGCCGATGCAGAATATCGGTGCTTACGGCGTTGAGATCAAAGACGTATTCGCCGGTCTCACTGCGCTTGATCGACAAACTGGCGACGTACGTGAATTTAGCCTGCAAGACTGCCAGTTTGGTTACCGTGACAGTATTTTCAAGCGCCAAGCCGGGCGCTGGATTATTTTGCGCGTACGTTTTGCCTTGAGCCGTGTTGCGCATTTGAATCTGGATTACGGCCCGGTTAAGCAGCGCTTGAGCGAGCAGGGCATTGATACCCCAACGGCGTTGGATGTCAGCCGCGCGATCTGTGCGATTCGCAGTGAAAAGCTGCCAGACCCAGCTGTGCTGGGCAATGCCGGGAGCTTCTTCAAAAATCCAATGGTATCGGCTGAATTGATCGAGCAGTTGCGTAAGCAGCATGCTGATCTGGTGGCGTATCCGCAGGCTTGCGGTCAGTTCAAAGTTGCCGCCGGCTGGTTGATCGAGCGGGCGGGTTGGAAGGGGTTTCGTGAGGGCGACGCAGGCGTACACAAGCTGCAGGCCCTGGTCCTGGTCAACTATGGCGATGCCAGCGGTCAGCAGATACTCGGCTTGGCCAAGCGTATCCAGGCGGACATCAAGCAGCGCTTCGCCATTGAGCTTGAGATAGAGCCTAACGTGGTTTAA
- a CDS encoding low molecular weight protein-tyrosine-phosphatase, with protein sequence MRILFVCLGNICRSPTAEAVFRHKLEQAGLAEQVQVDSAGTGDWHVGKPADTRTRCAAQLRGYDLSALRGRQVEVDDFQRFDLVLAMDHSNLSNLKRLRPSNAAAELDLFLRRFQLEVDEVPDPYYGGEQGFEHVLDLIERASDALLIEVKGRL encoded by the coding sequence ATGCGCATCCTATTCGTCTGCCTAGGCAATATTTGTCGCTCGCCAACGGCTGAAGCGGTGTTTCGCCACAAACTTGAGCAAGCCGGGCTCGCTGAGCAAGTGCAGGTTGATTCTGCTGGCACCGGCGACTGGCATGTCGGCAAACCGGCGGATACGCGTACCCGATGCGCCGCGCAACTGCGTGGCTATGATTTGTCTGCTTTGCGCGGGCGTCAGGTTGAGGTGGATGATTTCCAGCGTTTCGATCTGGTGCTGGCCATGGACCACAGCAACCTGAGCAATCTCAAGCGGCTGCGTCCGAGTAATGCTGCCGCAGAGCTGGATTTGTTTCTGCGTCGTTTTCAGTTGGAAGTTGATGAAGTGCCAGACCCGTATTACGGCGGCGAACAAGGCTTCGAGCATGTACTCGACCTGATCGAGCGAGCTAGTGATGCCTTGCTCATCGAAGTAAAAGGACGGCTATGA